CCCCTACCTTAATCAAACGCCCGGTCACCACCACCTCAAAGGAAACCCTTTTCGGTTTCAAAGAGGCGACCTTCGAACAACTGCAAAGCTAGTCGAATTAGGAGATAACCACCATGAGCAATATTTACAGCATCGGTTTTGGTGTCGGCACCTGTAACAGCAAGGGCGACTGGCTTGAAGTTTATTACCCCAAACCCCTGTTTAAACCCAGCGCAGAAATCGCTAACGCGGTTACTGAAACTCTCGGCGTGGCAGAGGGAAATCACAGCCTGCCTCTGGACTCCACCCAGCTGCAGAAATTAGCCGATGCTCTCCACGGTGCAGGCGCCTCTGACCAGGCGGAAATCCTGCAGCAATTTGCCAATTCCCAAAGACCTCTCGCAGTAGTTATTTTGGCTACTGACGAAGCCCCGCAGTCAGTGCCCGAGGCCTACTTAAAGCTACATCTTCTCTCCCACCGCCTGGTAAAGCCCCACGAGACCAAACTCGACGGTATTTTTGGCAAGCTGGTCAATGTCGCTTGGACCAACCAGGGAGCCATTGATCTCGAGGAATTACCGCAGCGACAACTGGATGCAAGACTCAAAGGTGAGTACCTGGATGTCTCCTGCGTGGATAAATTCCCCAAGATGACCAACTACGTAGTACCGGCTGGGGTTCGTATCGCCCACACCGCTCGAGTACGCCTCGGCGCATACCTGGGGGAAGGCACCACAATCATGCACGAGGGCTTTGTTAACTTTAATGCTGGCACCGAAGGGCCCGGCATGATTGAAGGCCGTATTTCCGCCGGGGTATTTGTCGGCGCCGGTTCCGATCTCGGTGGCAGCAGCTCCACCATGGGCACGCTTTCCGGCGGCGGAAATATCGTTATCTCGGTAGGCGATAACTGCCTGCTCGGCGCTAATGCCGGCATCGGCATTCCTTTAGGCGACCGCTGCACTGTAGAGGCTGGGCTCTACATTACAGCTGGAACCAAAATCGCCCTGCTGGATGACAGCGGCAAGCTGGTAGAGCACATCAAGGCCAGAGACCTGGCTGGAAAATCCGATTTACTTTTCCGCCGCAACTCCACTAATGGTGCAGTGGAATGTCTCACCAACAAGAGTGCTATCGAGCTCAATGAAGCTCTACACAGCAATTAAAATTGCACAGTGCGGAACTTCAGTTCCGCACCGCTGCACCCCACCCCTCTAGCCGCTTCTTTGCGGCCCATCTCCCTAAACAAGGAAAGCCCAAGTGACTCCCACCCTCCAACTCGCTTTCGACCTGATTCGCCGCCGCTCTGTCACCCCCGAAGATGCGGGGTGTATGGACCTTATGATCCAGCGCCTGGAAAAAATAGGATTCCAGGTAACAAGATTGCGCAAAGGTGACACCGATAATTTTTGGGCAGTACGCGATGGCTCTAGTGAAGGCTCCCTACTCGCCTTTGCCGGACACACCGATGTCGTACCCACAGGCCCAGAAGAAAACTGGAGCTGCCCGCCCTTCGAGCCTGAAATTCGCGACGGTTTTCTATATGGCCGCGGTGCGGCGGACATGAAGGGTTCCCTGGCAGCCATGGTGGTTGCCTGTGAGGAGTTCGTTGCGACACACCCAGACCACAGTGGTCGCATAGCATTTCTGATCACCAGCGACGAAGAGGGCCCCGCAACAAACGGTACCGTTAAGGTTGTCGAGTGGCTCGAGGAACAGGGAGAAAAGATTGACTGCTGTATCGTCGGCGAGCCATCCAGTAGTGAACGGGTTGGCGATATCATCAAAAATGGGCGCAGGGGCTCACTCGGCCTGGAACTAAAAGTTCTCGGCACCCAAGGCCATGTAGCCTACCCTCACCTAGCCGAGAATCCGATACATACTCTGGCCCCTGCTCTCGCTGAACTCGCTGCCGAAGAGTGGGACCAGGGGAACGAATTCTTCCCCGCAACCAGCTTCCAGGTTTCAAATATCAATGGCGGCACCGGCGCAACCAATGTTATTCCCGGCGAAGTGGATTTACTCTGCAACTGGCGTTTTTCCACTGAATTAACCGCCGAAGACCTTGAGACTCGGGCCCGCGCAATCCTGGATAAGCACAACCTCAAGTACGAGGCGAATTTTAAATTATCCGGATTGCCTTTTCTCACTGCCGCAGGCCCACTGGTTCAGGCAACCCAGCAGGCAATTCTCACGATCACCGGGGAAAAACGGAGCTATCAACCGCCGGCGGCACTTCCGATGGCCGCTTTATTGCCCCTACCGGAGCCCAGGTCGTAGAACTGGGACCGGTAAATGCCACTATCCATAAAGTGGACGAAAGGGTTGAGGCCGACCACCTGGATATCCTCAAAGATATTTATCGGGAAGTATTAAAAGAGCTGCTTACTTAAATTAATCCGACCCCCTAGAGGCTCGAAAAGGGCGAAAGCTCAAAATATTCTCTTGAGAGGCCCCGGTTTTCATGGCTGGGGCAGTAAAACTCCAACAGGTTTATCTGGCCAAAAACTGGCTACTTCTTGAATATTACTATTCAGCGTATTTGCCAACTCTTCCTATACCCCCCATTACTCCAGACTGTGCAGGGTGGCTCGGGCCGACACAATTTATAGAGAGCAACATCTATCGCCAAGTTGGTTTAGACTACTAAATGAGTTGCGACAGAGATACTTAGTGAATCGCGCCGACGACCACCAACCGCTCACTGTTTCTCGAGTCGCGCGGCTCCTGCCACCAACTCGAGCCCTCGAGAAAGACGCCATGAAAAGCATAATCAAGTTGGACCCGCACAACCCAAGTGGCGAAGGCCTTGAGTCCTGGGCTGTCATCCCCCCTCTTTTCTTACCGGCCCGACACCTATCCAGCGAGGGTATAAAGCCTTTGAGCGCAACGGCCTCTGCACTGGGACCTGGGATTGCTCTGGCGGAAGCAGCACAGAGCTCAATCCCTATCCACTCTTTGAGTTCATGCTTCTGATCGAGGGCCACGTCGGCATTATCGACGAAACAGGACACAAAGAAGTTATCGCTGCTGGAGAACCGTTTTTCCTCCCGCAAGGCCTTAATTGCGCATGGGACATGCCGGTATACTACCGCAAGTACTTTATCAATTTATTCAATGATGAGTATCCTGCAGAGACTGATCCGTCCAAGCTGAGAGTCGTGCGCCCGCTTCCAAATATTTCAGAAGACGACTGCAGAGAGACCAGTCTCAGCGCTCTAGAGCCACACCAAGCCCGGCATCTGGCATACGAGTCTGATGATGGCAGGATCCAGGTCGGCACATTAATATCCGGCCCTTGTCGTTGCGATATCACAGATTTCAGTCGGAGCGAGCTGATATGTATGCTGGAGGGGTCGGTACGGGTCACAACGTCAAACAGCGAAGAGACCTTCCACGCCGGCGACAGCTTCTTCGTACCATTGAATGCCCCGGTAGGGTGGCACGCCGACAAACCTTTTCGCGCATTCTTTTACGCAGTCTGGCCCTGAGCATCAATGGATTACATCGATGACTGTCCTTATCTTTGGCGGCTCAGGAAACGTCGGCCGGGCCCTCATTCCGATCTTGTATGCAAGTGGGGCAAAGATCCGGGTCGCCACACGATCGACTGCCTATGCCGCAAGTCTCCCCGATGATATTGATACAGTCATTGCCGATATGGACGACCCTTCCACCCTGAGGTCCGCATTTAAGGGAGTTGAGAGTGTCTTTCTACTCATCGCAAATAGTCCCATGGAGACCCATCAAGGCCTCTCCACACTGGCGATCGCCGCTGAATCACCCCCCAGGCACATCGTTTATCTATCGAGCGATCTTGCAGTTCGCGCACCGATGATTCCCCATGCGGGTGGAAAATTCGCTATTGAAACAGCGCTGCGAGCAAGCGGAATCGCGCATACAATATTGCGGCCCACCTACTTCGCTCAGAATGATCTTGTTCAGAAGGATGTGATCACTGCAGGTGCTTATGCAACGCCGTTGGGGCCCCACCCCGTTGCACGCATCGATACCCGTGATGTTGCGCTCGCAGCAGCGACAGCACTCGTAGACATAAGGGCTAAGAACGAAGTAATTCTTTTGTCGAGTTTGGATGCCCCTAACGGCAATGAAACCGCTGCACTCTGGTCCATAGCACTTGGTCACGCCGTCATCTACCCTGACCTAACGCCGGAAGAGTTTGCCAACAGCATCGAAACCATGGTGCCTCCGTGGCTGGATTTCGACCTTATGATCATGCATCGCTGGTTCAAAACAAATGGCCACCCAATCAATCAGGAAGATCTTGAAGCTCAGGCCGCACTTTTACCGCAGGGGCCGCGAAGCTATCGAAGTTTCGCAGAGGAGACGGCTAACACATGGCAGAGTGAAACCCAAAGCCACCAAGTACCGTAGCTCACCCCCTTTTTCAATACAGCCGCTATCATCGTAGTGGTAGGTCGCCTTTTG
This DNA window, taken from Microbulbifer sp. VAAF005, encodes the following:
- the dapD gene encoding 2,3,4,5-tetrahydropyridine-2,6-dicarboxylate N-succinyltransferase translates to MSNIYSIGFGVGTCNSKGDWLEVYYPKPLFKPSAEIANAVTETLGVAEGNHSLPLDSTQLQKLADALHGAGASDQAEILQQFANSQRPLAVVILATDEAPQSVPEAYLKLHLLSHRLVKPHETKLDGIFGKLVNVAWTNQGAIDLEELPQRQLDARLKGEYLDVSCVDKFPKMTNYVVPAGVRIAHTARVRLGAYLGEGTTIMHEGFVNFNAGTEGPGMIEGRISAGVFVGAGSDLGGSSSTMGTLSGGGNIVISVGDNCLLGANAGIGIPLGDRCTVEAGLYITAGTKIALLDDSGKLVEHIKARDLAGKSDLLFRRNSTNGAVECLTNKSAIELNEALHSN
- a CDS encoding cupin domain-containing protein encodes the protein MQRGYKAFERNGLCTGTWDCSGGSSTELNPYPLFEFMLLIEGHVGIIDETGHKEVIAAGEPFFLPQGLNCAWDMPVYYRKYFINLFNDEYPAETDPSKLRVVRPLPNISEDDCRETSLSALEPHQARHLAYESDDGRIQVGTLISGPCRCDITDFSRSELICMLEGSVRVTTSNSEETFHAGDSFFVPLNAPVGWHADKPFRAFFYAVWP
- a CDS encoding NmrA family NAD(P)-binding protein; translation: MTVLIFGGSGNVGRALIPILYASGAKIRVATRSTAYAASLPDDIDTVIADMDDPSTLRSAFKGVESVFLLIANSPMETHQGLSTLAIAAESPPRHIVYLSSDLAVRAPMIPHAGGKFAIETALRASGIAHTILRPTYFAQNDLVQKDVITAGAYATPLGPHPVARIDTRDVALAAATALVDIRAKNEVILLSSLDAPNGNETAALWSIALGHAVIYPDLTPEEFANSIETMVPPWLDFDLMIMHRWFKTNGHPINQEDLEAQAALLPQGPRSYRSFAEETANTWQSETQSHQVP